The following coding sequences are from one Coleofasciculus sp. FACHB-1120 window:
- a CDS encoding ATP-binding protein has protein sequence MLKIPGYTITSKIYEGTKTVVFRGYRHQGNQPVIVKALWQEYPALTEIAKLKHQYDIAYNLPISGIVKPLELEKYNQYWFLILEDCGGDSLYNFLLKNKINLKRKLQIIINISETISQLHQNNIIHKDIKPQNIIINPETGLVKITDFSIASRLSRENQMIGNPNLLEGTLAYISPEQTGRMNRSIDYRTDFYSLGITFYEMLTGRVPFQSNDPMELVHCHIASLPIPPQHLNPSIPQAVSDIVMKLLSKNAEDRYQSAFGLKADLDICLTHLESTGKINNFPLGKHDISDKFQIPQKLYGRDSEIASLMAAFERVSCGSTEMMLVSGFSGIGKSALVNEIHKPIVRQRGYFISGKFDQFKRNIPYVSLIQAFQELVRQLLTESEEKIDFWKTQLLESLGCNGQVIIDVIPEVEFILGKQPQVPELAPAEAQNRLNLVFQKFLSVFTTKDHPLVLFLDDLQWADSASLKLICLLMTDPDSQYLLMIGAYRNNEVSATHPLMLTLEEIKKSEITVNTISLNSLVLNNVNSLIVDTLKSDSKNSNHLAELVFKKTNGNPFFLTQFLKSLYEENLVNFNLKRGSWQWDIEQIRGVEITDNVVELMVKKVKKLSESTQKALKLAACIGNEFNLKVLSIVNEKSQIETSIELREALKEGLILPIGNAYKYVESYIEDTLKASNDDLAVFYKFLHDRVQQAVYSLIPETDKQQVHLKVGQLLLRNTDREELEDKIFDVVNQLNCGKDIINNLEERYELANLNLTAGKKAKLSTAFEPALKYITTGMELLSHNKWELQYPLTLSLYKERAECEYLNGNIGECERFFDIILNKASSNLEKASVYILKIIIYTTNLMKTKEAIEIGKTGLRLFGIDLPDGEEELTKVIEAEAQKVKENLAGRAVKDLIDAPDMTDLEKVAATKILINMTPPARFIGKHIFDSIMLKMVNISLKYGNSNVTSFAYMSYGWTLAGRDEFEAAYQYGELALKVNKKFNNITLKCKLNMIFGSYISHWKNHLRTECEGYLKNGFQDGIEIGDFQWATYSAYYRAVKLAFKGDNLDEVYQEAQKYLEFTLKKKIRSFIDMFLVIQKFALSLKGETEEKTSFNDNNFKEEEHRDELKKVPALYVTYCILKAQILYLYGEYDDAMKAIADGETLISIPFATIMIPEHYFYSTLIQAALYPNLREAEKEPVMENLLINVEKMRKWSEACPDNFLHKYLLMSAEIARINGKDEEALDLYEKSINSARENDYIQNEAIANELAAKFFLGKGYTVLAKAHIMEAHYGYLKWGAIAKVNDVEEKYPQFFSGVSATAKTGSLSNINSSSTGSDSGLLDVTTVVKASQTLASEIVLGKLLEKLMKIVIENAGAQKGFLILEESGNLAIAAEGEVDRAEVTVLQSIPVESSQKVSPAIVNYVKRTKENLVLNDATNQGLFKSDSYVLQYQPKSILCLPIIKQTHLIGLLYLENNLTTNAFTPDRLKILEMLSSQIAISLENAKLYDEMTVLNADLKQEIDDRKQAEDRLRESEERFRLIAETTPVPLLISRLSDSKILYANMACSSMLGLPTQDLIGRHAQEFHYDSEARKELLKIMAKNGYVRNYEFQAKKVDGTPFWINLSIQPIAFNGEQAMLSGFQDITERKRMEELKDEFLANTSHELRTPLNGIIGITESLIDGVTGHLPEKTVFNLSMVVSSAHRLSNLINDILDFSKLKHGNLGLKFKPVAMREITNVVLTLNQPLIGKKSLQLINKIPPNTPFVNADEDRVQQILYNLVGNAIKFTDSGVVEVSASVVEEGQKEDSVEAAYVPYLAITVADTGIGIPPEKFGKIFESFEQADGSTARIYGGTGLGLAITRKLVELHNGEICVESQMGVGSRFTFTLPLSKEVKVEELKVEKLKPKLANLQLANLQPAKQQFAAQSGDIKILIVDDEPVNVQVLVNYLSEQNYSLTQAFNGIEALAAITQGLRPDIILLDVMMPRMTGYEVCKKIREQYSLTELPILMLTAKNQVSDLVEGFKSGANDYLIKPISKNELLARINLHLQLSNLEALRQAEAREREKAQQLELTLSALQRTQAQLIQAEKMSSIGQLVAGVAHEINNPVNFIYGNLAPTNEYARDLLNLIQMYEQFYPNPVPEIQREMETIELEYLKEDFPKILSSMQVGAERIQSIVLSLRNFSRLDEAEMKPVDIHSGIESTLLILQHRLKPQQKRLGIEVIKEFAHLPKVTCYAGQLNQVFMNILSNAIDALEEVCGLSFTDNGNESSTMNHQQSPTIWIRTSVVEKDRVAIRIKNNGPSMREEVQKKIFDPFFTTKPVGAGTGLGLSISYSIVVERHRGQIRCISLPLQGVEFIIEIPIQQQKKG, from the coding sequence ATGCTAAAAATTCCCGGTTATACAATCACATCAAAAATCTATGAAGGAACAAAAACAGTTGTTTTCCGAGGGTATCGCCATCAAGGAAATCAACCTGTTATTGTTAAGGCTCTTTGGCAAGAGTATCCAGCTCTCACCGAAATTGCCAAGCTTAAACATCAATACGACATAGCTTATAACTTACCTATCTCAGGAATCGTTAAACCTTTAGAGTTAGAAAAATATAATCAATATTGGTTCTTAATTTTGGAAGATTGTGGTGGGGATTCACTATATAATTTTCTTTTAAAAAATAAAATTAATTTAAAGAGAAAGCTCCAAATAATTATCAATATTTCAGAAACAATTAGTCAGTTACATCAAAACAACATTATCCACAAGGATATTAAACCTCAAAATATTATTATCAATCCAGAAACAGGATTGGTAAAAATTACCGATTTTAGCATTGCCTCGCGTCTGTCCAGAGAAAACCAGATGATTGGCAATCCCAATTTGCTAGAAGGCACCCTTGCCTACATATCGCCAGAGCAAACGGGGAGGATGAATCGCTCAATTGATTATCGTACTGACTTTTATTCCTTGGGCATCACCTTTTACGAAATGCTAACTGGAAGGGTGCCTTTTCAATCTAACGATCCGATGGAGTTAGTTCACTGTCATATTGCCAGCCTTCCAATTCCACCCCAACATCTAAATCCAAGCATTCCACAAGCGGTGTCTGACATCGTAATGAAGTTATTATCTAAAAATGCTGAAGATCGCTATCAAAGCGCCTTTGGACTCAAGGCTGATCTAGATATTTGTTTAACTCATCTGGAAAGTACTGGAAAGATTAACAACTTCCCGCTCGGTAAACACGATATCTCCGATAAATTTCAAATCCCCCAAAAACTTTATGGTCGAGACTCCGAAATTGCTTCTCTAATGGCAGCTTTTGAAAGAGTTAGCTGCGGCTCGACTGAAATGATGCTAGTTTCTGGCTTTTCGGGAATTGGTAAATCAGCTTTAGTCAATGAAATTCATAAACCAATTGTGCGGCAAAGAGGTTATTTCATTTCGGGCAAATTTGACCAGTTCAAACGGAATATTCCCTATGTTTCCCTAATTCAAGCTTTTCAAGAATTAGTTCGGCAACTTTTAACGGAAAGTGAAGAAAAAATAGACTTTTGGAAAACCCAACTATTAGAATCTCTGGGTTGCAACGGTCAAGTCATTATTGATGTAATTCCTGAAGTGGAATTCATTCTCGGCAAACAACCGCAAGTTCCAGAACTTGCTCCAGCAGAAGCCCAAAATCGATTGAATTTAGTTTTTCAAAAGTTCCTTAGTGTTTTTACGACAAAAGACCATCCCCTAGTCTTATTCCTGGATGACTTGCAATGGGCAGATTCAGCCTCATTGAAATTAATTTGTCTATTGATGACCGATCCGGATAGTCAATACTTACTCATGATTGGGGCTTACCGAAATAACGAAGTGAGTGCAACTCATCCTTTGATGCTGACCTTGGAGGAAATTAAAAAGAGCGAGATTACAGTGAATACTATATCTCTGAACTCTTTAGTTCTTAACAATGTAAATTCCCTAATTGTCGATACGCTTAAATCCGATTCAAAAAATTCAAATCATTTAGCAGAATTAGTTTTTAAGAAAACGAATGGCAATCCCTTCTTTTTAACCCAGTTTTTAAAATCTCTTTACGAAGAGAATCTGGTTAATTTTAACTTGAAACGGGGTTCTTGGCAGTGGGATATTGAACAAATTCGAGGAGTGGAGATCACTGATAATGTAGTTGAGTTAATGGTAAAAAAAGTTAAAAAACTTTCCGAATCTACTCAGAAAGCCCTAAAACTTGCAGCTTGCATCGGCAATGAATTTAATTTAAAAGTTTTATCGATTGTTAATGAAAAGTCTCAGATAGAAACATCTATTGAACTTCGGGAAGCCCTTAAGGAAGGACTTATTCTACCCATTGGTAATGCATATAAATATGTTGAATCTTATATAGAAGATACTTTAAAGGCTTCTAATGATGATTTAGCAGTTTTCTACAAATTTCTACATGACCGAGTACAGCAAGCCGTTTATTCCTTAATCCCAGAAACTGATAAACAACAGGTTCATCTCAAAGTAGGTCAACTATTACTTAGAAATACAGATCGAGAAGAACTAGAAGACAAAATTTTTGATGTTGTTAATCAACTTAATTGTGGCAAAGACATTATAAATAACCTAGAGGAAAGATATGAGCTAGCAAATTTAAATCTAACCGCTGGTAAAAAAGCCAAGCTATCTACGGCTTTTGAACCCGCCTTAAAATATATAACTACCGGAATGGAACTGCTTTCGCATAATAAATGGGAATTGCAGTATCCGTTAACATTATCTCTTTATAAAGAACGTGCAGAATGCGAATATCTAAATGGAAATATTGGTGAATGCGAAAGATTTTTTGACATTATTTTGAATAAGGCCTCATCAAACTTGGAAAAAGCAAGCGTATATATCCTAAAAATCATTATATATACGACCAACTTGATGAAAACTAAAGAAGCAATTGAAATCGGTAAAACAGGATTGAGATTATTTGGTATCGACCTCCCCGATGGTGAAGAGGAACTAACAAAAGTAATAGAAGCTGAGGCTCAAAAGGTTAAAGAAAATCTGGCAGGGCGAGCAGTTAAAGATTTAATTGATGCACCGGATATGACCGATCTGGAGAAAGTAGCTGCTACAAAGATTCTTATAAATATGACTCCGCCTGCCCGATTTATCGGCAAGCACATATTTGATTCAATAATGTTAAAAATGGTTAACATATCCTTGAAATATGGCAATTCAAATGTCACTTCTTTTGCCTATATGTCTTATGGGTGGACTCTGGCAGGAAGAGATGAATTTGAAGCAGCTTATCAATATGGTGAATTAGCCTTAAAAGTGAATAAAAAATTTAATAATATAACCCTTAAATGTAAACTTAACATGATTTTTGGCTCATACATTAGTCACTGGAAAAATCATTTGAGGACAGAGTGCGAGGGATATTTAAAAAATGGTTTTCAGGACGGAATTGAAATTGGCGATTTTCAATGGGCTACTTATTCAGCTTACTACAGAGCTGTTAAATTAGCATTCAAAGGAGATAATTTGGATGAAGTTTATCAAGAAGCACAAAAATATTTAGAATTTACATTAAAAAAGAAGATTCGCTCTTTTATTGATATGTTTTTAGTCATCCAAAAGTTTGCTTTAAGTTTAAAAGGAGAAACAGAAGAAAAAACGAGTTTCAACGATAATAATTTTAAAGAAGAAGAGCATCGGGATGAATTGAAAAAGGTTCCAGCTCTTTATGTTACTTATTGTATTTTGAAGGCTCAAATACTTTATTTGTACGGAGAATATGATGACGCGATGAAAGCGATCGCAGATGGGGAAACCCTTATCTCGATTCCCTTTGCGACTATCATGATCCCGGAACATTATTTTTATTCTACTTTAATCCAAGCAGCTCTTTACCCTAATTTGCGGGAAGCCGAGAAAGAGCCGGTCATGGAAAATCTATTAATAAATGTAGAAAAGATGAGGAAGTGGTCTGAAGCTTGCCCGGACAACTTTTTACACAAATATTTATTAATGTCCGCTGAAATAGCACGGATTAACGGCAAAGATGAGGAGGCTCTGGATTTATATGAAAAGTCAATTAACTCAGCGAGAGAAAACGATTATATCCAGAACGAAGCGATAGCCAATGAACTAGCTGCAAAGTTCTTTCTGGGTAAAGGATACACCGTGCTGGCAAAAGCCCATATTATGGAAGCTCACTATGGCTATCTTAAATGGGGCGCGATCGCTAAAGTGAATGATGTAGAAGAAAAATATCCGCAGTTCTTTTCCGGGGTATCTGCAACCGCCAAAACGGGGAGTCTGAGCAACATAAATTCTTCTAGTACTGGGAGCGATTCGGGATTGTTGGATGTAACGACAGTCGTGAAAGCCAGCCAAACCTTAGCGAGTGAAATCGTTTTAGGCAAATTGCTAGAAAAGTTGATGAAAATTGTGATTGAGAATGCTGGAGCGCAGAAAGGCTTTCTCATTCTCGAAGAATCGGGGAACTTAGCGATCGCTGCTGAGGGAGAAGTCGATCGTGCTGAGGTAACAGTTCTCCAATCTATTCCCGTAGAATCCAGTCAAAAGGTCTCTCCTGCTATTGTCAATTATGTAAAAAGAACGAAGGAAAATTTAGTTTTAAACGACGCCACAAACCAAGGCTTATTTAAATCAGATTCTTACGTTTTACAATACCAGCCAAAATCTATATTATGTCTTCCAATTATTAAGCAAACGCATCTAATTGGTCTGCTTTATCTCGAAAATAATCTAACTACTAATGCTTTCACACCTGACCGGCTGAAAATTTTAGAAATGCTGTCTTCTCAAATTGCTATCTCTCTAGAAAATGCCAAACTCTATGATGAAATGACAGTCTTAAATGCTGACCTCAAGCAAGAAATTGATGACCGCAAGCAAGCAGAAGATCGCTTACGCGAAAGCGAAGAGCGATTTCGATTAATTGCCGAAACCACTCCCGTTCCTCTACTGATTAGCCGTCTTTCTGATAGCAAGATTTTGTATGCAAACATGGCGTGTAGCTCAATGTTGGGTTTGCCCACTCAGGACTTGATAGGTCGTCATGCACAAGAGTTTCATTACGATTCTGAGGCTCGAAAAGAGTTGCTAAAGATAATGGCTAAAAATGGGTACGTCCGTAACTACGAATTTCAGGCAAAAAAGGTTGATGGAACGCCATTTTGGATCAACTTATCCATTCAGCCGATTGCGTTCAATGGCGAGCAAGCAATGCTGAGCGGTTTCCAAGACATCACCGAACGCAAACGGATGGAGGAGTTAAAAGATGAGTTTCTGGCAAATACCTCCCACGAACTCCGCACTCCACTTAATGGCATCATTGGCATCACCGAATCTCTGATAGATGGTGTAACGGGACACCTGCCTGAGAAGACAGTTTTTAATTTATCGATGGTAGTATCGAGCGCTCATCGATTATCCAATTTGATCAATGACATCCTTGATTTTTCCAAACTGAAACATGGAAATTTAGGGCTTAAATTTAAGCCGGTGGCAATGAGAGAAATTACCAATGTGGTGCTAACTCTCAACCAGCCTCTAATTGGTAAAAAATCTTTGCAGCTGATCAATAAAATTCCTCCAAATACACCGTTTGTTAATGCTGATGAAGATCGGGTGCAACAAATTCTCTACAACCTGGTCGGCAATGCTATTAAATTTACAGACTCTGGTGTGGTAGAAGTGTCGGCGTCTGTGGTCGAGGAGGGACAGAAGGAAGATTCTGTTGAGGCTGCGTATGTACCTTATCTAGCGATTACTGTTGCCGATACGGGAATTGGTATCCCCCCTGAAAAGTTTGGCAAAATCTTTGAATCTTTTGAACAAGCTGATGGCTCAACAGCCAGAATTTATGGGGGGACTGGTCTTGGTCTTGCGATTACTAGAAAGCTCGTGGAATTGCACAATGGGGAAATTTGCGTAGAATCTCAAATGGGTGTTGGTTCACGATTTACGTTTACCCTACCCCTCTCCAAAGAGGTCAAGGTTGAAGAATTGAAGGTTGAAAAATTGAAACCTAAACTTGCCAACTTGCAACTGGCTAATTTGCAACCGGCTAAACAGCAATTTGCAGCCCAAAGTGGCGACATCAAGATTTTGATAGTGGATGATGAGCCAGTTAACGTGCAGGTGCTGGTCAACTATCTATCGGAACAGAACTATTCTTTAACCCAAGCCTTCAATGGCATAGAAGCATTGGCAGCGATCACGCAGGGGTTAAGACCTGACATCATTTTATTGGATGTAATGATGCCGCGCATGACCGGCTATGAAGTTTGCAAGAAAATCCGCGAACAGTATTCGCTTACCGAACTTCCCATTTTGATGTTAACTGCTAAAAATCAAGTATCAGACCTAGTAGAAGGATTTAAGTCTGGTGCTAACGATTATCTAATTAAACCAATCTCGAAAAATGAACTTCTGGCTCGAATTAATCTCCATCTTCAGCTATCTAATCTGGAGGCATTGCGGCAAGCCGAAGCGCGAGAACGCGAGAAAGCCCAACAGCTAGAACTCACTTTAAGCGCATTACAACGCACTCAAGCTCAGCTGATTCAGGCAGAAAAAATGTCTAGTATTGGGCAACTGGTGGCGGGAGTAGCTCATGAAATTAACAATCCAGTCAATTTTATTTACGGCAATCTTGCCCCTACAAATGAATATGCGCGAGACTTGCTCAATCTTATACAGATGTATGAGCAGTTTTATCCCAATCCAGTTCCAGAAATTCAGCGAGAGATGGAGACAATTGAATTGGAATATTTGAAAGAAGACTTCCCGAAAATCTTATCTTCTATGCAGGTAGGAGCCGAACGCATCCAATCTATTGTGCTGTCATTGAGAAACTTCTCGCGATTGGATGAAGCAGAAATGAAGCCAGTAGATATTCATTCAGGCATTGAATCCACCTTGTTAATTTTGCAGCATCGGCTCAAACCTCAGCAAAAACGATTGGGGATTGAGGTGATTAAAGAATTTGCTCACCTGCCTAAAGTGACCTGTTATGCA